TAAGGTTTCTCGTTCTTGAGGCGATGTAATGAATGTGCTGCCAAGGTTGAGGTGATTGACAATGGTAAATAGTCGTTCTTCCCGTTCCTGGGGGGAAGCCTCCCAGAGAAGTGTCTGCCCCATCTTGAGATGTGTGATCTGTTTTTGATCGGTGGCAATGAGTGAATAGGCAGCTTGCTGCACTCGATCGTGCAGGAAGCGATAAGCCGGATTCACAGTAGTTTGGGGAGTTTGCTGATCGAATTTCTCACGATCGACTGACTGGAAAAACTGATAAACTTGCGTGGTCGGTATAATCAACCCTTCTTGGAGGGCTTGCCACAGAGTGTTGGCCACATCCGTTTGGGATTGTTCAGCCACGATCGCCAGCGTCTCTAAATCAAACTGGGCCCCAATACAAGCAGCGAATTTAAGGACATTCTGCGTCGATTCTGGCAATTTTTGCAACTGCCTTGCCATTAACTCAACCACATCATCGGTCAAAGCTGCATCTCGAACTTGTCCAATCTCGCACTGCCAATGGCCCGATGCCCGATCGAAGGTAATTAATTGATCCTGATGTAACACCCTGAGAAACTGCGTAGCAAAGAAAGGATTGCCCTGGGTTTTCTGCATCACTAGTTCCGTTAGCGGTTGAGCAACGGATGCCGCTGCATGTAACGTCTCTGCCACCAATTGATTTAAGCTCTGGTCATTGAGCGGTTGGAGGGTGATGGTCTCGATGGGGGTTCCCACCTTGGCGATGCTCTCCAGTGTCAACATCAAGGGATGGGCTGCAAAGACTTCATTATCCCGATAGGCTCCCAGGATCAGGAGATAGCCCGTCTTGGCCTCCGCCATCAACACCTGCATTAAGTTGAGCGATGCTGAATCCGCCCACTGCAAGTCATCGATGAAAACGACTAGGGGATGCTCTGCGGTCGTAAAGACCTGAATGAAGCGTTGGAAGAGTAAATTAAAGCGATTTTGCGCCGCAGTACCGGAGAGTTCCGGGGCGGGGGGTTGGGGGCCAAGAATGCGATCGAGTTCCGGAATTAAGTCAACAATCACTTGGGCATTGTCGCCGAGGGCGTCTAAAATCCGGGTTTTCCAGGTGTGCAGTTGGGTATCACTTTCACTCAACAGTTGGGCCACTAAGTCGCGGAAGGCTTGGACAAAGGCAGAGAAGGGAATATTGCGATTGAACTGGTCGAATTTGCCTTTAATGAAGTAGCCCTGCTGTTTGACGGTCGTGCTGCGGGCCCCCTGTGCCATCGGTTTATGGACTTCATTCACGACCGCTGTTTTGCCAATGCCAGAAAATCCGGCGACTAGCACCAATTCTGTTGCGCCTTGGGCAACTCGTTCAAAGGCGGCTAATAACGTTTTCACTTCCTCTTGGCGACCGTAGAGTTTTTCGGGAATGGTGAAGCGATCGCTCACATCTTGGGTACCCAGGGGAAAAACTGCGATCGTGCCAGTTTCTTTTAATTGATGTAAACAGGTGGCTAAATCATGTTTGATACCCAAGGGGCTCTGATAGCGGTCTTCGGCATTTTTTGCCATCAGTTTGCTGACTACGTTAGACAATGCCTCGGGAATTGCTGGATTGACAGTATGGACTGGTGTTGGCTGGCTGGCCAAATGACAGTGGATTAATTCCATCGGGTCATCCGTTGGGAACGGTGGCTGCCCCGTCAGTATTTCGTATAACGTGATTCCAAAGGAATAAAAATCACTACGGTAATCAATGCCCCGGTTCATCCGTCCGGTTTGCTCTGGCGACAGGTAGGCAAGGGTGCCCTCGAGGATGTTGGGATTGAGGATCTCCTGGGTTTCGCGGGGCAATCGGGAGGAAATGGAAAAGTCGATCAGTTTAACTTGTTGCGTGTCAGGGTGAATCAGAATATTTGCAGGTTTGATATCTTTGTGAATGATGCGATTTTGGTAGAGAACTTGTAAGGTATCACAGAGCCAGATCGCCACTGGTAATAAGGCCACCAAGCAGGGCTGGCTCTCCTGGAGCCATTGCGTCAGTGACACACCTCCAAAATCTTCCATTACCAAACCGTAGGCATTTTTGTAAGCTTCGAGGCTGTAGGTGTGGATGATGCCAGGGGCATTTAATTCCTGGGCAATGCTGTACTGATTCCGAAATTGAACTAATTCATTAAATGAAGGATATTCATGGCGCAGGAATTTGATGACGACGGTCTGTTGGTCGGCAATTCGTAGGCAACGATGGATAACTGTCCGGCTTCCTTCATACAGCGTTTCTAGGAATTTGTAGCCTGCGAGTTCCAGCATTTCGAGTAACCCTATCGTTGATTGCGCGCAGTTGAATCATTGTTAGAGTACCCCATTCATTTTTAGTAAATGCACGCCAATGATGCAACTGAAGCTGCACTGCCCAACTCAATCATGCTGCATTTCATCATTCATTGCCAGCATTCGGATGGGATTCACCTGAGCAAGATCGATCGCGGAGAGAGCCGTAATGAATAATGACTACAAATGACTACAGTGGCAAGAAAATAATCACTTCAGTTCCTTGATTGGGTTCAGAAACGACTTCGATCGATCCTCCCTGCTTCGCAACGATCGCATAGCTAACGGATAGTCCTAATCCTGTCCCTTGCCCAATGGCTTTGGTGGTAAAGAAGGGATCAAATATCTGATGTTTAATGTTTTCAGGAATTCCAATTCCGTTATCAGCAATCCGAATCACAATACCCTGTTGTGATGTGGAATCGTCATGACTGTCTGAATGACGTAATTCGGAACGAATCGTAATCGTGGGTTGCTGATGTTCATTCCAGTGATGGGGTGGCACTGCATCTAGGGCATCCAGACCGTTCATTAAAACGTTCATAATGACCTGATTAATTTGTTTCGCGTGACAGGTAATAGACGGTAGCTGGCTGTAATGTTTGACAATTTGCACGGCTGGTCGATCGGCCCTTGCGGAGTAGCGATGGTGCATGATAGACAAGGTGCTTTCAATGCCTTCATGAATATCGATCGGCTTCACTTCCGCTTCGTCGAGACGGGCAAAGTTACGCAGTTCTAGAACAATTTCCCGAATCCGGGTAGCGCCCACCTTCATCGACTTCAGCAGCGAGGGGAAATCTTTGCGGATAAATTCGATATCTTCTAAGTAGGATTCCAGTTCGTCATTGGGGTTGGGATAGGTTTCTCCGTAGCACTCCAAGGTTTCCATGAGAGTTTGATAGTAGCTATCAGCATGATCTAAATTGCTGTAGATAAAGCTGATGGGATTGTTGATTTCATGGGCAATGCCAGCGACTAATTGGCCTAAACTGGACATTTTTTCTGATTGGATCAGTTGGGCCTGGGTCTGGCGCAGTTCTGTGAGAGTGTGTGATAGCTGTTGGTTTTTCTCGTGGAGTTCTTGGGTTCGTTGCTGAACCTTTTGTTCTAGGTTGTTGTACAGGCGTGCATTTTCTAGGGAGATGGCGGCTTGGGATGTGAGCAGTTGTAGAACTTCCAAGCGATCGCGGGTAAAGGCTCCGGCGGTGATGCGATTTTCTAAATACAACAGTGCAATCAGTTTCCCTTGATTCAAAATCGGAGTGCAGAGTACACTTTTGGGTTCCTGGGTTTGGAGATAGCGATCGACAATCCCTGAGTCGGTTTTCGTGGCATCATCGAGCACGATTGGTCTTAGCGTGTGCTTCACAGTTTGCACGATCGCAATCGGGAGATCGGCACTCTCTTCCAGAAGGGTTTCAGCGAGGATCGTTTGGTAATCTCCCGTGCTAGGACAGACGGAGGTCATGGCCTCGATCGTCCATTGATTGTCCCGAGGGAGAATCAGTGCTCCTTTTTTAGCCCCTGAATTCTGTAACACTAAGGTCATCAGTGCTTGCAGCAAAGTGTCCCAATGAATTTCCCGCGACAGGGATTGGGAGGCTTTCAGAATCGCGGTTAAATCGAGGGCTGCGGAGAGGGAGGTATGATTCGAAATAACGGTGGGATTGCTTTGGGTGACGAGGGTAGAGGTCTGTTGGGCTGTGGTCGATCGTCGGGTAATGGTGTCAAGGGGTTGATTTTGCAGAATGGACTTCAACAGTTGAGGATAGCGTTTCTCCAAGTCATAAATTTTGGCAGTACACCCCCACCGGGCATAGCCATAGTAGGCATCTTGCAGATAAGTTTGGGCAATTTTTTCCTTGCCCCAACCCAGGTAAAACTTGGCCGCTAGTTCATTGGCAAAGGCTTCTTCCTGAATATAGCCATGGGTTCTGGCCCCGACGATCGCGCGATCGTACAGGTCAATGGCCTCGACCTGCCGATCGAAGACTCGACAGTATTCCGCCTGGACGAGATCTAATTTATGTTGGTAATTCATGGGGGCATGGTGTGCCCAAGTCTTTAATTTTTGTAGGTTTTGTTCTAACCGTTGCTTGGAAGGTTCGTGATCGGTTTGCCACTGAAGATAAGCGAGTCTCGCCAAGGAATCATAGAAATAGTAGAGGGGCATCATGATTAACGCCGCCGCCCCGCCGAGATACTGCTCAGCGAAGTCTGAACTGGCGATCGCGTCGTCCCACCGTTCAAACCAAATGTTGAGGATCAGTTTATTAATCAACAAATGTGCCAGAGCAACGTAATCGCTAGCAGCTTGGTGTTGAGCTAGCATCTCATCTTCGTTATAAATCGTACCGAGGATGCGGCAAGGATCGGCTGCCGGGGTAATGAGGTTGAGCACTATTTGATGGTAGATCTTTTGATACCCCAGGATGGCTCCTTGATTGAGTCGTTCTAAGACCTGTTCATACTGTTCAATTTCTAAAATCAGGTTGGGAAGCGGCTGCCCTAGGGCGTAGGCATGGAAGCAGTAGGTATAGGCCGCATAGGCGGTGTAAGCAGAATCTCCCCCTTCTAAGCCATAGGTATAGCCTGCTTGGAGTTGAGGTAAGGTATTGCGGATGTGTTCTTTCCAATGGGTGATGAATAACCCGTTCATTAAGAAGGCGCGTGGCCGAAATTCACGATCGCCCAACTTGTTGCAAATATCGACCGCCAGTTGCCCAAAGGCCTGTCCCGCATCATATTCATCTAACATGGCGCAGTGGAGTAACCCGTAGCATGAAATGAGGTAAGTGGATGCGGGGCACACACCAAATTGGAGGCTAATCACCAATCCACAGTAAGGTAAGAGGGGATACAGGGCGGGGGCGGATAGGTAAGTGGGGGCGGCCAGTTTCGCGAGGATGCGGGTGATGGCGATCGCGCGTTCATCCGTTGCCAGGGGTAAATGAATGAGGTCAGCGGGCTGGCGATCGCCTAGGGTTTGGCGGGCTTCGGCTAGGGCGTTTGTATAGTCTTCAAAGGTGGGGTTTTTGGGAAACTGAATGCCAAATTGTTCTAAGACTTGCAGGCCCAGTTGCACGGATTCCAACAATTTTCCTTGGGCTACAAGCGCTTCAATGTGAATTTCCTGTGCCTGAACCCGATCGAGATCGGTTTTTGCATGGCGATCGATTTCCGCCAGCCATCGATCCATGGGGGCAAAATCGCCCTTCAGATAATAGGCTTCAGTGGCCTCGGTATAGAGGGATAAAGCACAGGCATAATCCTGCTGCCAGAGTTTAGGCGTGAACAATTCGATCGCCCGCTGGAAATAATCGGCAGCAGCGGCATAGGCTGTCGAGCGTTTGGCTTGTTGTCCTGCGGCTAGGTTCAGTTGGGCCAGTTGTTGCCGCTCCTGTGGATTCCCAATCAATTGGATCGCACAGTTCAAGTGATTGACAATTGCAAACACTTTATTGCTGTGGAGATCGTCTGGAGTACAGTCTTGCAGCAGAAGTTGACCAATCTGTAAGTGGGTCGCTAATTTTTCATCGGCCTGAATCAGATAGTAGGCGGCCTGTTGCACCCGATCGTGGAGAAAGCGATAGGGGACTTTGATGGAATCTAGCGTGGCAGTTACGCTACTGTCGCCTTGGAAAAATTTGTAGGTTTCGTTGACGGGCAAAATTAGGCGTTCTTGCAGGGCCTTCCACAGGGCAGTCGCTACTTCGACTTCTGACTGTTGGGAGACGATCGCTAGAGTATGGAGATCAAACTGCGCGCCGATGCAGGCGGCTAGCTTCAACATGGTTTGAGTGTCTTGGGGCAGTTTTTGTAATTGCTGCGCCATAAACTCAACAATGTTGTCGGTGAGTACCTGGGATTTAATTTGATAGAGATCCGATCGCCATTCGCCAGTTGCGGCATTGAACTGGAATCCCCCCTCTTCGTATAAAGCTTGCAGCAATTGGGTGGTGAAAAAGGGATTGCCCTTCGTTTTGCGGTAAACCAATTCTGTCAGCGATCGACTCAGTTCAGCCAGCTGGGCGTTGGGGGTTGCTCCCACCCCGGCTAAAGCATCGGTGATCAGTTGAAGAATATGCGGCTGACTTAAGGGTTGAAGCGTAAGGGTCTGCGTACTCACCTCGGATTTTTCCAGCTCAGTCACCGTTAGGATGAGAGGATGCACCGGAGAGACTTCATTATCTCGATAAGCGCCTATTAACAGGAGATACTGGGTATTCTCCATCAGCAGTTGGAGCAGCTGAAGCGAGGCTAAATCCGCCCATTGCAGATCGTCTAGAAAGATGACGAGCGGGTGTTCTGGTGTGGTGAAGACCTGAATAAATTTTTGAAATAACCCGTTGAAGCGACTTTGGGCGGCATTGCCGGACAGGCTAGGAACAGGGGGCTGTGGGCCAATTAGAAGCTCCAGTTCGGGGATGACTTCAATAATCACCTGGCCGCTGTCACCGATCGCGGTCAGAATTTTCTGTTTCCACGCTTCCAGTTGACCATCGCTTTCGCTGAGAATCTGGCCAACGAGATTCCGAAAGGCTTGCACGAAGGCAGAAAAGGGGATGTTACGGTTGAATTGGTCAAATTTGCCTTTAATGAAATAGCCCCGTTGTCGAACGATCGGTTTATGCACTTCATGTACGACCGCCGTTTTGCCAATGCCAGAAAATCCGGCGACCAGCATGACTTCTGCTCCGCCTTGGGCCACGCGATCGAAGGCGGCTAATAACGTTTGTACTTCCTCTTGGCGACCGTAGAGTTTTTCGGGAATGGTGAAACGATCGCTGCGATCGCGACTGGCTAGTTCAAAGGGCGCAATGGCTCCACTATCCTGGAGTTGATGGAGACAAATTTCCAAGTCATACTTCAGCCCCAGGGCGCTCTGGTAGCGATCTTCGGCATTTTTAGCCATCAATTTGGCAACAATATCCGCAACAACTGAAGGAATCGGGCTGGTTTTGCCGTCCCCAGTCACTTGATCCAGCCGAGGGGGGTGCTTGGCAATGTGGCAATGGATTAACTCCATGGGGTCATTGGACTGGAAGGGAAGTTGCCCCGAAAGCAGTTCAAACAGAGTGATGCCCAAGGAATAAAAGTCGCTGCGATAGTCGATTCCCCGGTTCATGCGTCCCGTTTGCTCGGGGGAGAGGTAGGCAAGGGTGCCTTCCAATCCGCTGGGTGTGGTTGCTTCTTGATTTTCCTTGGATAAAAGTGATGCAATGCTGAAGTCAATCAGCTTGATCTGGTGGGTGGTGGGCTGGATGAGGATATTGGCAGGTTTGATATCCTTGTGAATAACTTGGTTTTGACTGAGATCGTGGAGAATGTCGCTGAGTTGGATGGCAATTTCGAGTCCCTGGTGCAGACTTAAGGTGTGGGATTCGAGATAGTCCCGCAACGAAATAGCGCCAATGTCTTCCATGACCATGGCGTAGCTATTGCCGTGGGAGATGAGATCCTGGGGATGAATAATGCCCGCACTGTCTAAATTTTTCGCGATCGTATATTGATTGCGAAATTGCAGGAGTTCGTTAAAAGTGGGATAGTCCGCGCGGAGAAACTTGATAATGGTCGGCTGGTTATCGAGTTCTTGAATGGCGCGATGCACTTCAGTGCGGCTACCTTGGTATAAACATTCGACGAGACGATACCCGGATAATGTTTTTGCCTTGATAATGGTTTGCATACCGACGCCTCTATCCCAGATCTGGTTGAACACTCACTGGCCGACTAATTACTTTCCAATATGCCCGACGGCTCTAGGGATCTAACCTGGGAAATTGCGCAATCTTAAGCGGTTGTTAACAATGAGATCGCGGTGTACGGAGACGGGGACGAGGCTGGGTTTGGTTCATCCAATGGAGGAGCGATCGTAGTTCTTCGGAGGTGACATTGCGCCATTCGCCAGGGGCGAGTCCTTGGAGTTGCAGGTGGCCGATCGCAACGCGCACTAAGCGCAGAGTGGGAAATCCGACGGCAGCGGTCATGCGGCGAACTTGGCGATTATGGCCTTCGGTGAGGGTGATTTCGATCCAAGCGGTGGGGATCGATTTGCGGTAGCGAATCGGCGGATCGCGATCGGGGAAGGGGGGCTCCTCCTCCAAAAGCCGGACTTGGGTAGGCCGGGTGCGATAGTTTTGGATGACTAAGCCGCCCTTACGCAATTGGTCGATCGCGGTCGGAGTCGGAATGTTTTCGACCTGTACCCAATAGGTGCGGGGATGGTGGAACTTGGGATGGCTGAGCTGATGTTGCAGTGCACCATGATCGGTCAGCAACATCAATCCTTCGCTGTCGTGATCCAATCGCCCGACGGGATAGACATTTTCCACGGGAATGTAATCCTTCAGGGTCGATCGGCGTTGCTCCGGCGAACTATTGTCGCTGAACTGACTGAGAACGTTGTAGGGTTTGTGAAATAAAAGGTAACGGTAAGCCACGACCAGAACGCCTGCAAACAATGCCTGTTGATCATACTCATAGGATTTGTTGCTATGGAAGATCCGATCTCAGGATTGCTTAGGATTGCTGGCAAAACTGGCTTAAGACAAAGCGACTTAAGCGAGCGAAGGTGGCTTAAAAGAACCTCACCTACAGAGGCTAAACCTGACTTCTAATACGGCTGCGGAACCGCGTAAAGCCAAAATTAGCCCCCGGATTACTGGAAATGGTATTCAAGCCATAGACCAGTGAGCCGTTGGGATTGCTGGGATTGGTGCAAGCGTTCCCGCTGGGTAAGGGTTGCAGGGGACTTAAAAAGGATCCTGCTGCGGTGGGGGCGCTATTGTTTTGGCTGAGGAGGCTACTGCCTGGAATATAGGTGGTGCCTTCTGGAATTTGGTCGCAGAGGTTCACGTTAAAAATCGGTTGATTGCCGTCGGCGAGGTAGTAGATGGTGTACTCAATGTCGTCCCCCGATCGCAACGCATCAATAGGATTAACATTGAGCAGGCCGATCGGAGCCCCTGTGGACAGTTGATTCCACCCTAAGGCCGTGTCGTCTTCCGTGCTGGGATCATTCACGAATTGGTTAAATTCTGTGCGCACTCCATTGCGAATCACGGCAGTGATTCGTTTCACCAGACGTAAACGCTGCACGACTTGACCGTCGGGTGGGGGTGGTGGGGGTGGTGGCGGTGGCGGGGTGGTGAGATCACTAATCGCTAAGTTACGCAGTTCATGGATGGCGGTGGAAAAGCCCGTTGAAGCTGCAAACCCAACTTTGAGCGAAGCGGGCACCGGCGGCTGACCGGGTACAGCTTTGAGATCTAATTGATTGACGACGGTTTGATAGGCGGTTCCAGTGCCCGTAAAGTCAATTTCGACGGTCAGAATGCTGTCGGGCGTCAGGGTAATGCGAACTCGCCGGGGGGTGACCGCCGATCGTGGAGTATTGGTGTTCACCGTGGCTGCATCGTCAATACTGGGGCCCAAATTTCTGCCTTCAAGGTAAGCATAGCCCCCCAAGCCATTGCCTGCTCCCCGCAGTACCACGGAGTCGGGAGATTGGCCAATTCCACCCACCCGGCCTTGGGTTCCATTGGAGAAATTGCCAAACTCATCAAACCCAATGCCAATATAGCCCCCCGCTACTCCAGGGGTATCACTGGAGCTGCCGCCAGCAAGGGTTTCCTGAGCATAGCCGAGGGATCCACCAAAGGCCCCTGGGGTCGGGTTGGTCACATTCCCATCCAGTAAGAAGAAACTGAGGCCATCGGCTCCAGGGGGCGCGCCATTACTACGTCCGTTGTAAATAAAGAAATCAAATTCAATGCGCAGTCCGTTACTGGTAGGGAATGCCTGGTTGAGAATGATCGATCCCCGTTCTCCCTGCGTGTTGAAGTTCCGAGGGGGAGGGCCTTGATCAATAAAGCCAACGCGGTTCGAGGTGAGCCGCAGAGCACCACTACTGAGAGCATCCACGCCACTGGGGGGGAGTCCATCCAGTCCGGCGGCACAGCCCGGTAAGAACGGATCAGAGGGATTGTTGTTCCCCGTGAGACAAACGCTGGGGCCTTTGATGACGCCATCGACTGTATTGGTATTATTACTGCCAACAATGCGATAGAGCCCTGGATTGGTTAAGGTGCTGCCCGTAAAGGTTTCCTGGAATAGGAGGGTTTGGGCCTGGGCCGATCGCGGGAGGAGCACTAGGCCACAGACGAAGGGTACCAGGGCGAATAACCGGGTGATGCGTGGCTGAGTCAGGCGTGGCTGAGTCAGGCGTGGCTGAGTCAGGCGTGGCACAGGGTGTTGCACAGACTTATGGTTTCTCACAGTTCCATCCTCACGGTTCGATTTGCAGGTCGTCTTCCTGCACGATGACTTCAATGTCGCGAATATCTTTGTAGATAATTTCCGTTCGCCGATCGCGGGCGTAATCGAGTTTCCGGGAACCGTCGGAGAGGCGTTGCCGTTCCCCAAAGGTGCGAATGGTCATGCGGCTGGGGTCGATGCCCTTACGGAGCAAATAATTCCGAACAGACAAGGCACGGCGTTTGCCCAGTTCAATATTGTAGGCATCACTGGCGCGGGGATCGGTGTGGCCATGGAGGTCGATGATGATTGTGGGATTGGCTTTGAGCACTGCTACCACTTTATCGAGGACTTGGGCGCTGCGATCGCTGATGAAAGATTGATCCAGCGCAAAGTGAATATTTCTGGGAACCTTTAAGCGAATCGGCTCCGGTGGCTGTACAGGCGGTGGCTGTACGGGGGGCTTGGGAGGGTCTGGGGGCGAAACGCAAACGGGTGGGGTCGCCGGAGTAGGGGTATCGGGAATCGCTTGGCCGATCGTCGCGTTAATCGCCGGTTCCGAGGTGCCGTATTGCGGGTGGTGGGAGATCGCGCTAATGCGATCGCCATTTTTCAACCCACTTTTAACGGTGGCGTAGAACTTACCATTTTTGATTTCGCTAATGGTTAACAGCAAGGTTCCTAGCGCCCCGGCGTCTGTGGGTTTGTCTTTGACTTGATAAATTTCAACGGTAGACCCCTCATCGGCAGTACCGGATAGGACAACGGCATCGCCTTGCATTGGAATTTGCCGTTGATCAAATTGCGGGGCATTAATCGCTGCATTACCCGTATCGCGGCGACGATTGGGACTGTTACGATCGGGATTTAATCCATCGCCCCGTTGATAATCGGAGACATCGGTATTGTGTTGGGTGTTGAGATCAATGCTCAGCCCTTCCAGATCACTGAACTGATTGCGCTCGATCAAATTACCCACACTCGCAGGGGCGGCAGCGACAACAACCCCCGCAGCGGTTTGATGCTGAATCGTGTTTTGAGTCACGTGATGCCGATTGCCCATTAGGTAAACCGCAGCACGACGTAACCGACGACCGTTGTACACGATCGAATTTTCGTAAATGTTGATTGATCCGTCGGGTTTGAATAAATAAATGCCGCTACCATCGTTACCACAAATGTGGTTGCCAGTGATGTCCGTACGATCGACCTTACCTTCCAAGCGAATAGCATCGGGCATTCCCGCAATGCCATTGCCAGTAATCACATTCTGCGTAATTAATGTATTTTCTGCTTTGACTCCGGTAATAATGGCACTGCCGTCATGGTTAGCAATCCAGTTATTGCGAATCGTGGTTCCCGTACTGTTGAACACAGACACGCCAAAGGCCGAGGTGCGATCGGGCATGGATTGGTCATGTCGAATCCCCAGCCAGTTGTTTTCAATCAGGATATTTTTCGGCGGAATATCCCGATCGTAAAAGGGTGCATTGTTGGCAGGGGGTTGCTGCTGGCGAATATCCGGCGGGGGCGCAAGGTGGGCGATAAAAATATCCGCTGGCGGCGTACTGGCAGTTTCCCCGTGGCTGGCGGTAAAGCCGTAGAGACTCAAACCGCGAATGGTGACATTATCGCTGGTGATCGTCAGCCCGCGCAGAATCTCGACTCCGGCAGCTGGGGTCAGTTCAACGATCGGTTGGCGTAGGTTGGCATTTTGGGCCAGGATCACCCGATCGCCTGCGTAGCCCGCTTGGGTGGTGCCGTCGATCGTCAAAGACCGCTTAATCTCCGGCAGGGCTTGCTGTAATTGGATCACGGTTTGTCCCGAAGGAAGCTGGAACCCGATCGTCACCAGTGGCGGTTGCCCGGAGGGACTTGTGGGGAGCGTAATCAGTTGCCGTTCCGCTGGACTGAGTTTCTCCGGAGCCAGATCGCCGTTGGCAACGCTGATGGCCTCCCGCAGGGTCAAGCGATCATCCGGCGCGATCGTGTCGTCTGCACTATTGACCGTTAACACCGCCGCGTCGATCGGGTTAGCCCTGGCTGCATTAGTCAGCACTCCCAGGGGCATCAGGTGGCCGAATACCCCGAACAAACTTAGTAACCCTAGAAATTGAACCTTCATCGTGCACCCTCCGCCAGCAGTTTTTCCATGCGAGTCAACCCACTAAAGTGCTGGATAGCCAGAGATTTGGGTTGGGTTTGAATCGATTGGGACAATGGAATAATGGATTGTCCCGGTGATGCCTGGGATAGTGATTGAGACAGTGATTGGGATAGTGATTGGGACAGTGATTGGGATAGCGGTGGCGATAACGGCACGATCGACGACGGACTGAAGGAAGCCTCCGAAACGTTGAAGGCTGCATTCGGCTGTTGGGTCACCACGGATTCCTGCTGTTGCTTGGGCGCGATGCGTTGGC
The Alkalinema sp. FACHB-956 DNA segment above includes these coding regions:
- a CDS encoding OmpA family protein, whose protein sequence is MKVQFLGLLSLFGVFGHLMPLGVLTNAARANPIDAAVLTVNSADDTIAPDDRLTLREAISVANGDLAPEKLSPAERQLITLPTSPSGQPPLVTIGFQLPSGQTVIQLQQALPEIKRSLTIDGTTQAGYAGDRVILAQNANLRQPIVELTPAAGVEILRGLTITSDNVTIRGLSLYGFTASHGETASTPPADIFIAHLAPPPDIRQQQPPANNAPFYDRDIPPKNILIENNWLGIRHDQSMPDRTSAFGVSVFNSTGTTIRNNWIANHDGSAIITGVKAENTLITQNVITGNGIAGMPDAIRLEGKVDRTDITGNHICGNDGSGIYLFKPDGSINIYENSIVYNGRRLRRAAVYLMGNRHHVTQNTIQHQTAAGVVVAAAPASVGNLIERNQFSDLEGLSIDLNTQHNTDVSDYQRGDGLNPDRNSPNRRRDTGNAAINAPQFDQRQIPMQGDAVVLSGTADEGSTVEIYQVKDKPTDAGALGTLLLTISEIKNGKFYATVKSGLKNGDRISAISHHPQYGTSEPAINATIGQAIPDTPTPATPPVCVSPPDPPKPPVQPPPVQPPEPIRLKVPRNIHFALDQSFISDRSAQVLDKVVAVLKANPTIIIDLHGHTDPRASDAYNIELGKRRALSVRNYLLRKGIDPSRMTIRTFGERQRLSDGSRKLDYARDRRTEIIYKDIRDIEVIVQEDDLQIEP
- a CDS encoding ATP-binding sensor histidine kinase, coding for MQTIIKAKTLSGYRLVECLYQGSRTEVHRAIQELDNQPTIIKFLRADYPTFNELLQFRNQYTIAKNLDSAGIIHPQDLISHGNSYAMVMEDIGAISLRDYLESHTLSLHQGLEIAIQLSDILHDLSQNQVIHKDIKPANILIQPTTHQIKLIDFSIASLLSKENQEATTPSGLEGTLAYLSPEQTGRMNRGIDYRSDFYSLGITLFELLSGQLPFQSNDPMELIHCHIAKHPPRLDQVTGDGKTSPIPSVVADIVAKLMAKNAEDRYQSALGLKYDLEICLHQLQDSGAIAPFELASRDRSDRFTIPEKLYGRQEEVQTLLAAFDRVAQGGAEVMLVAGFSGIGKTAVVHEVHKPIVRQRGYFIKGKFDQFNRNIPFSAFVQAFRNLVGQILSESDGQLEAWKQKILTAIGDSGQVIIEVIPELELLIGPQPPVPSLSGNAAQSRFNGLFQKFIQVFTTPEHPLVIFLDDLQWADLASLQLLQLLMENTQYLLLIGAYRDNEVSPVHPLILTVTELEKSEVSTQTLTLQPLSQPHILQLITDALAGVGATPNAQLAELSRSLTELVYRKTKGNPFFTTQLLQALYEEGGFQFNAATGEWRSDLYQIKSQVLTDNIVEFMAQQLQKLPQDTQTMLKLAACIGAQFDLHTLAIVSQQSEVEVATALWKALQERLILPVNETYKFFQGDSSVTATLDSIKVPYRFLHDRVQQAAYYLIQADEKLATHLQIGQLLLQDCTPDDLHSNKVFAIVNHLNCAIQLIGNPQERQQLAQLNLAAGQQAKRSTAYAAAADYFQRAIELFTPKLWQQDYACALSLYTEATEAYYLKGDFAPMDRWLAEIDRHAKTDLDRVQAQEIHIEALVAQGKLLESVQLGLQVLEQFGIQFPKNPTFEDYTNALAEARQTLGDRQPADLIHLPLATDERAIAITRILAKLAAPTYLSAPALYPLLPYCGLVISLQFGVCPASTYLISCYGLLHCAMLDEYDAGQAFGQLAVDICNKLGDREFRPRAFLMNGLFITHWKEHIRNTLPQLQAGYTYGLEGGDSAYTAYAAYTYCFHAYALGQPLPNLILEIEQYEQVLERLNQGAILGYQKIYHQIVLNLITPAADPCRILGTIYNEDEMLAQHQAASDYVALAHLLINKLILNIWFERWDDAIASSDFAEQYLGGAAALIMMPLYYFYDSLARLAYLQWQTDHEPSKQRLEQNLQKLKTWAHHAPMNYQHKLDLVQAEYCRVFDRQVEAIDLYDRAIVGARTHGYIQEEAFANELAAKFYLGWGKEKIAQTYLQDAYYGYARWGCTAKIYDLEKRYPQLLKSILQNQPLDTITRRSTTAQQTSTLVTQSNPTVISNHTSLSAALDLTAILKASQSLSREIHWDTLLQALMTLVLQNSGAKKGALILPRDNQWTIEAMTSVCPSTGDYQTILAETLLEESADLPIAIVQTVKHTLRPIVLDDATKTDSGIVDRYLQTQEPKSVLCTPILNQGKLIALLYLENRITAGAFTRDRLEVLQLLTSQAAISLENARLYNNLEQKVQQRTQELHEKNQQLSHTLTELRQTQAQLIQSEKMSSLGQLVAGIAHEINNPISFIYSNLDHADSYYQTLMETLECYGETYPNPNDELESYLEDIEFIRKDFPSLLKSMKVGATRIREIVLELRNFARLDEAEVKPIDIHEGIESTLSIMHHRYSARADRPAVQIVKHYSQLPSITCHAKQINQVIMNVLMNGLDALDAVPPHHWNEHQQPTITIRSELRHSDSHDDSTSQQGIVIRIADNGIGIPENIKHQIFDPFFTTKAIGQGTGLGLSVSYAIVAKQGGSIEVVSEPNQGTEVIIFLPL
- a CDS encoding pseudouridine synthase, which produces MAYRYLLFHKPYNVLSQFSDNSSPEQRRSTLKDYIPVENVYPVGRLDHDSEGLMLLTDHGALQHQLSHPKFHHPRTYWVQVENIPTPTAIDQLRKGGLVIQNYRTRPTQVRLLEEEPPFPDRDPPIRYRKSIPTAWIEITLTEGHNRQVRRMTAAVGFPTLRLVRVAIGHLQLQGLAPGEWRNVTSEELRSLLHWMNQTQPRPRLRTPRSHC